CGCATCTGGCCCTTCATTTGGCTGTCCTGGTCATCGCCGGCGGCGTCATCTATGTCGGATCGAGCTTCGTTCTTTGGGTTGCGATGAAGAAGCCGGACGGCCCTGAAACCGAAGTTCACCGCATCATTGTCAAGTTCCTGTCAAAAGCAAAACGTATTGCCGTACCTAAATCGGCCTGAAGCTAAACGAACACCAACAAGAGAGGCAGAATGACCAGCCAATCCAGATCGGAGCTGATCGCAAAACTCAACGGCATGATTCATGATTGCCTGAAGGACTATGTCTCGCGCGATGAACCGCTTGCGATTCTCGATTTTCCTGACATTCGCAATTGCGGCGACTCGGCGATCTGGCTGGGAGAGATGGCCTATCTCAGAGATCGCTTCGGCAAGCGCCCGGACTATGTTTCCAGGCTTCACGACTTCTCCGTCGAAGAACTGAAACGGCGGGTTCCCACAGGCCCGATCTTCATTCACGGCGGCGGCAATTTCGGCGATATCTGGGTCGCCCACCAGGATTTCCGCGAGATGATCATGGAACGTTTCCCGGATCGGCAGGTCATCCAGTTCCCGCAGTCGATCCACTACAGTTCGGCTGAGCGAATCGAGCAGTCCAAGCGGGCCATCGGGCGCCACAAGAATTTCGTGCTGCTGGTGCGCGACGAAGAATCGAAGGAGTTTTCCGAGAAGCACTTTGACTGCACCGTGCGGCTTTGCCCGGACATGGCTTTCGCCATCGGTCCGCTGCCGGAAAGGGCAACGCAGATCCCCGTGCTCGCCATGTTGCGCGAGGATGCGGAACGGGTTGGCGGCGGTGATCGCAAGATTCCTTCCGATATTCCTGTGGAAGACTGGATCACCGAATCGAAGCGCAAGGTAGACATCGCCAAGAAACTGGGCGTAGCTTCCGCTTATCTCGCATTGAAACCGAGCGAAGTTGCCTTGCGCCGACTGGACGCTGCGGCTCATAACCGCTTCGAGCGCGGCATCAGCCAGATCTCGCGTGCCCGCGCGATCGTGACCGATCGCCTGCACGTCCATATCTGCTCGCTTCTGCTCGGCCGTCCGCATGCGGTGCTGGACAACAGCTACGGAAAGATCCGCCGCTTCATGAATGCATTCTCCGGCGGAACCGACCTTTCCTATAAGGCGACATCGCTCGAAGACGGGATCGAGTGGGCGTGTCACCAGGCTGCCCAGGGGCGCGTCGCTGAGAAAGAAGCTGTGGGCCTGCGGGCTTAAGGGGGAATTCGATGCCACTTGTCACGTTCATCATCCCGGTCCGACATCAGGACAATGCCCGCGACTGGAGCAAGCTGAAGGCAAACCTCAGCCAGACCGTGGCCTCCATCTCCAACCAGACCAATGGAGATTGGCGCGGCATTATAGTGGCCAATGAAGGGGCCGATCTGCCTGATCTTCCGGAGAAATTCTCCGCGGTGCGCGTGAGCTTTCCGCCGAACGACTTGCACGAACTCGGCAAGGGCAGCAAGGAAGACTTCCTCGATGCGTTCCGCGCCGACAAGGGCCGGCGCGTCCTGAGTGGCATGCTGGCCGCCGCCGACAGCCGCTTCTTCATGATTGTCGACGATGATGATTTCGTCAGTTCCCGGATCGTCCAGCATGTTTCGGAAAATCGGAACGCCAACGGCTGGACGATTGACCACGGTTACATCTGGGACGACGGCGGTAACTTCCTGCTTGGTCATGATGACTTCAGCCATCTCTGCGGAACGTCGCTGATCATTCGTGCCGATCTTTATGAATTACCGAAACGGTTCGAGGAGGCTTCGCTCGACTGGATCAAGTCGATGCTCGGCAGCCACGTCCGGATTGCGGATATTCTTGCCCGACGTGGTGCGCCGCTAGCCAAACTCCCCTTTCGGGGAGCGGTCTACCGGGTCGCCCACGGCGGGTCGCATAGCCAGGCGCCGAGCTTGATGCGGCAGTATTTCCTTAATCGCGGCGTGCTTCTGAAGCCGCGACGGTTATTTCGCAATTTCCGCAAGCTGAGGGTTCTCGGCCATGCTTATCGCCGCGAATTCTTCGGCGGGGCACGGTCGAATCCCGCATAGGATTCCGATCCGCACTGCGAAGGCAATTAAATTATGAGACTTTTCTCGTTCGATTTC
This DNA window, taken from Rhizobium etli CFN 42, encodes the following:
- a CDS encoding polysaccharide pyruvyl transferase family protein, whose translation is MTSQSRSELIAKLNGMIHDCLKDYVSRDEPLAILDFPDIRNCGDSAIWLGEMAYLRDRFGKRPDYVSRLHDFSVEELKRRVPTGPIFIHGGGNFGDIWVAHQDFREMIMERFPDRQVIQFPQSIHYSSAERIEQSKRAIGRHKNFVLLVRDEESKEFSEKHFDCTVRLCPDMAFAIGPLPERATQIPVLAMLREDAERVGGGDRKIPSDIPVEDWITESKRKVDIAKKLGVASAYLALKPSEVALRRLDAAAHNRFERGISQISRARAIVTDRLHVHICSLLLGRPHAVLDNSYGKIRRFMNAFSGGTDLSYKATSLEDGIEWACHQAAQGRVAEKEAVGLRA